DNA from Laspinema palackyanum D2c:
GTGGCAGTCTCAGAAACCCCCAATTCCTGGGCTGAGTATGAGGATGATTGAGCCTAAAACCCGAGGCGACTGAGCTTTCTGGAGATAGAAAAGCAGCCTTTGTGGAATCGGCTTTTTTGTGGGTAATTGGCCGGATGGGGTGGGGTTGAGCAATTGCTGAATTCATCCAGTTTTCCCAGGAGAATAAACAGATCGAGCAAACTCTAAAACTTCCTGTTGACGTTCCTCCGACAACCGGGAAAGCACAGCCCCCAGCCGCTCAGATACAGACAGCCAACTCTTCGTACTCGCTTTCCAAACTACGAGAAACGCTTCCGAGGAGAGGGTACATAACTCAAGAGTTTCTCCCTCTTCATTGGCAAACTCTACCTCATACTCACCTGCGGCAAAACACTCTACAATCGCTCCCTGACTTCCGGCCCGCAGATGATAATTTGGCAAATCGACTAAGAGTTCAATGATATCAAATAGCTCAGGTTGACTCATGGTCTTTTCCTAACATATAGTGTAACCAATCTAGCGGCATCACTCTCAGATTCAACTATCCACCCCGTGCGGACAATTTCTTGCTGTCCTTCTTGTATTCCCCTAATCTCCAAATCTACCTGATAGCGTTGTCCATGTTTATCTGTGGACTGCAAAATCGCTTCTGTTTCTAAGGCTTGAAGCAAAATCTGTTGCAGTAGAGGCTGGTAGTTATCTTGAGTAAATCCAAGATGACGCTCAAACATGAGGGCTTTATCAGATCCTTTGGGGTTATCCGGGTTAAGTGCGTACTCTGTCAGCTTGCGAGGATCGATAACCAAACGGCTGACAATATCTCCAAGTTTCATCTACATTAACCGATTCATTCCCTAAAACTAACACAGATGGGCTCCCACTTCTCATCCCAAATCTAGCTTAGGAAAGCCTTTGGTAACTTCACTCGCGTAGGAGAACTGGGTTGGATGAGCTTCCGCCTTTCCAGACTGCTGGGTTTTTCCTCCTCCCTCTGACTCCCTAATCTTGGGGACTGATAGACCCTAATAACTACATCCTCTCCGGATTCCTTATATAGTGAATCATGCGGGATTAACGTTTACAGTTGCAAAATCCTCCGGGTGTTTGAGGGGGGTAAATATTCAGGTACACTGAAGGAGTGGGCTAAGTTGAACAAGATCTAGAAATCCTTTTTCGTAATTAATCAAGACTAGATAATTATCTAGGAGGTGAATAGCAATCATAATTATCTTTTGGGCTTTCGCCGATAGTGAGGTTTCACCCGAATTCGTCCTTTGCGTGTGTGACCGCGAACGTAGGTCCGATCAGCAGAGTCGTTATCACGCTTTTTGATAACCAACTCATAAAACACATACATTGCAATGACGATGATTAGGAATTCCATGTTCATTAACTCCAATTGATAAATTAATACAAAAGGGCTATTGCTATCATGAATAAAAAAATTATTTAGAGACTGTTTTACCCCGGTAAATTTGTTTAGAACCTTTAGGGATGTAAATCCAGCCTAAATCTTGTAAGCGATTAGTTAGATTGGAAATTGTTACACCTAATTCCTCTTTCATTGCGTACAAATGACGCCAATTCGTTAAGTTGTGCCGCCTCTGTAGTTGTTCTAATTTAGACCTAGGCATCAACAAACAACCGGCAAAATACTGAGCTTGCCATTCCATCATTTGCTGAGTATTGCTGCTGCGGCATAAAAATGGTTCGACGGGAGCCTCAATTCCTCGATTCCGGCGTTCTACAAATTGAAATACTGCATCGTGGTCAATATGCAGTTCCCAGTGTCCAATTTCGTGAGCGATTGAAGATTCTTCAAAACCTTGGGGGAGATTTCTATTGTTTTCGTTCATGACGATTTTTTTTTCTGTGGGCAGAATCATTGCGGCGATCGCACCTTGCTCGTCAGGTGGGATATTGCCACAATCCATATCCAACCCCAGAGATTCGGCAATATAACCTGCATCTATCGGCCATAGAGAGCGTGTTCGCTTTTCTTCTAATCGTTTGATAACATCCATCGCTCGTTCCTCGATTTTTTCTTTGGGAATAAACCGAGGCGGCTTGATTACCTTCACCTGTGCTTCTCCTCACGTTCTATTCGTCTATTTTCCCTCAGCAGTTTTTGTGCAAAGTCAGGTTCATCCCGCATCCGACGAAGCAAAGCAGGCATTTCCTGATACTTTTTAATCAGTTCTTCAAACACACGGGCATCCTCTGGAGTAATCCTACCTGCGAGGCGTCTGAGTTCATCTTCCCGTTCGGTCAAATCGAGGTGACGGGCTAATGCCCCAATGACCTCCTCACTAGGAGGATAACCCGCATGGTCATTCTCCAATTTGGACAGGTAAGTGTAATCGACACCGATCAGCTTCGCCAGTTCGCGCTGACTGTAGTCCTTTTCCTTGCGGACTTGACGAATAAGCTTACCAAAAGTCTGACTCACGGTTTTATCCCTATTGATGAAAACATCATACGCTATCTTGACTTTATCTTTAAAGGGGGTTAAGTTGGTCATGTTGACCAAAGTGGTCAACATGGTCACTTTAGGCATTATAATAAATCTAGCCTCGCCTTGGCAGGTTAGGTGGACGTTGGTTTACAAAACTTTACATTGGAGGAGAAGTGATGACTACACTGCGATCGCACGCCGAACAACTGTGCTTCTCGATCGGTAGACCCCTGCCGGTTTTGCTGGAGGAAGTGCACAAAACAAGCCATGATGCAGTGCTGCGCGAAGCGGCGGCACAAATGCTGGAAGGCTTGCGTACCTTGGAACTCGCTAACCAGACCGAGCTTTCCGATCCGGTCACAGCAAAAGTGGCAATTCACGAAATCTTAACAAAGTGAACTTTTCACCGCCCTCTGCAATAGAGGGCTAAACCCATGAATAAGACTTGGCGACCTTATGTAAGTCATAAGATTTTATCAGAGTTTGTGCCCCCAGTGGGGCAAGAACACCGTCACTGCGATATGAAGCGGGGTTTTGCTAGAGCGCGAAAGCGAGATCCTCAAGTAGCGGCATTGTTGAATCGAGACAACAAGCCTCAGCGGATTGGACTCTTGGCACAAAGGGGAGTTTATGAGTTGCATCAAAACCCTGATCTTTTATCGCAAACCGATGCAGTAGAGACAGTGGCAGAGCGCCTGGAATTAAGCCAAGAGTCGGTGGAAGTTCGGGAACGAGTTCGCTCTATCCTCAACAACTATCACCAGAATCCTATTCTGCGAGGTAAGAACATCATCAAGTTGAGCCGAGGTGATGAGGGAGTACCCAAACCGATTCTTATGCGCCAGGGAAATTACCAGTTCAACTTTTTTGCTGCTATTGATTGTATTTTTGTCGAACCAGATGGAACAGTGCACGTTTTGGACTTCAAGACGGGGAAATCGAAATTTGACAAACGGCAGGCGTATATTTACCTTTTGGCTGTC
Protein-coding regions in this window:
- a CDS encoding DUF4926 domain-containing protein → MSQPELFDIIELLVDLPNYHLRAGSQGAIVECFAAGEYEVEFANEEGETLELCTLSSEAFLVVWKASTKSWLSVSERLGAVLSRLSEERQQEVLEFARSVYSPGKTG
- a CDS encoding DUF6883 domain-containing protein, whose protein sequence is MKLGDIVSRLVIDPRKLTEYALNPDNPKGSDKALMFERHLGFTQDNYQPLLQQILLQALETEAILQSTDKHGQRYQVDLEIRGIQEGQQEIVRTGWIVESESDAARLVTLYVRKRP
- a CDS encoding ImmA/IrrE family metallo-endopeptidase, translated to MKVIKPPRFIPKEKIEERAMDVIKRLEEKRTRSLWPIDAGYIAESLGLDMDCGNIPPDEQGAIAAMILPTEKKIVMNENNRNLPQGFEESSIAHEIGHWELHIDHDAVFQFVERRNRGIEAPVEPFLCRSSNTQQMMEWQAQYFAGCLLMPRSKLEQLQRRHNLTNWRHLYAMKEELGVTISNLTNRLQDLGWIYIPKGSKQIYRGKTVSK
- a CDS encoding helix-turn-helix domain-containing protein, whose product is MPKVTMLTTLVNMTNLTPFKDKVKIAYDVFINRDKTVSQTFGKLIRQVRKEKDYSQRELAKLIGVDYTYLSKLENDHAGYPPSEEVIGALARHLDLTEREDELRRLAGRITPEDARVFEELIKKYQEMPALLRRMRDEPDFAQKLLRENRRIEREEKHR
- a CDS encoding PD-(D/E)XK nuclease family protein, with protein sequence MNKTWRPYVSHKILSEFVPPVGQEHRHCDMKRGFARARKRDPQVAALLNRDNKPQRIGLLAQRGVYELHQNPDLLSQTDAVETVAERLELSQESVEVRERVRSILNNYHQNPILRGKNIIKLSRGDEGVPKPILMRQGNYQFNFFAAIDCIFVEPDGTVHVLDFKTGKSKFDKRQAYIYLLAVSYLYPQQKAIASFYNLDTGEGSDAITATPATLKAFEIELSLKAQQLQQELKRYRDNPANFSTIFPPNPGFSCSTCPFTSICNVSVLEVAA